From Salvia splendens isolate huo1 unplaced genomic scaffold, SspV2 ctg481, whole genome shotgun sequence, one genomic window encodes:
- the LOC121790340 gene encoding WASH complex subunit 3-like — MLIEQIPTSSSSSDASAESGDRETSFQAQVENSSPSSQLSLQTSAAAPPPAVDEETLRRLDKILRSIPSEMDNAAAYAALKAKLGISRFKEHASSSETKIPPSSPTSPSPSPIQPPPSPIAKPSPPSPTFTPIQPVKYGGEASDEEGWREDYGQPFAIPSPTSGGGSISIHEPHLTGGGEINDEEEEDLHPLFDYREAEKEEEPPSRQTRNRSAPRGS, encoded by the coding sequence ATGTTGATTGAGCAAATTCCAacttcatcctcatcctcagATGCCAGCGCCGAGAGTGGCGACCGGGAAACCTCGTTCCAGGCCCAAGTTGAAAACTCTAGCCCATCCTCTCAACTTTCACTACAAACCAGCGCCGCCGCTCCACCGCCCGCAGTGGACGAAGAGACCCTACGGCGCCTCGATAAAATCCTCCGGAGTATACCCTCCGAGATGGACAACGCGGCCGCTTACGCCGCACTCAAAGCTAAACTTGGGATTTCCCGGTTTAAAGAGCATGCTTCGTCTTCTGAAACAAAAATCCCACCTAGCTCTCCTACATCACCTTCACCATCTCCCATCCAACCTCCGCCATCTCCTATAGCCAAACCTTCGCCTCCTTCCCCAACATTTACCCCTATCCAGCCGGTGAAATACGGCGGGGAAGCCTCCGACGAGGAAGGCTGGAGGGAGGATTATGGGCAGCCATTTGCTATCCCGTCGCCAACAAGCGGTGGCGGCTCCATTTCGATCCACGAGCCGCATTTGACTGGGGGCGGCGAAATCAAcgatgaagaagaggaggacCTCCACCCGTTGTTCGACTATAGGGAAGCTGAGAAGGAGGAGGAACCACCAAGCCGTCAGACGCGCAACCGATCTGCTCCTAGAGGAAGCTGA